CAGAGGTCTGGTGCATTCGGTAGTGGGTTAGGTTTCTGCTGGAACAATTGGTCTCTTTTGAAGTGATTTTTTTAGTGTGGAGGGTTGCTTTAAATGGGTTACCCACGTTGACAGCCTTACAACAGAGAAGAATTGGTTTGGGCTCGGTCCGATAGCCTAATATATTAATTTCCATAGTCTCAAAATATATGTAACAATTTCTTTTTCGGGTTGTCCCAAAATAAATGCACTGTATGGTACATTTTTTTGTTGGTAATGTTTGCCAAACATGAATGGTTATCCACTTATAAGAAATCATATCAAAAAATTCTTTTGtaagtataattttttttaacacaaTCCATAACCCGTGAAGCTCACGGGCAAATGGATGAAAAATTATGAATGGTTTAAACGTTTATTTGATAAAAGCTCGATATGTAAATAAATGAGAGATCTTTATACTATCACCTGATGAAGTTATGAATAATTACTAGATTTTTGTCGTAAGTGGTTTGACTTAACCGGTTCGGACTTATAAATCTGGACGGTAAAAATAGGTATGTGATAGGACCTGTAGTCGAGCCAATTATATTATGtgatataaaaaatatatataaatgttaTGATGCCACTTATTTTTTGTATGTACTCTTCTATATATAAATGTTATGATGCCACTTATATTTTGTATGTACTCTTGTGGTGTCTCGCTGATCCCTTTTTTTATGTATTGCTAATACTCTTGCGGAACTCGACTACAGGTCTTATCACTAGCCGATCACGTTATTGAGGAACAAGTAATATCTTGAAGTGATTTGCGACAATTATTCAAGAAAACGTCATTTTGGGTTTACTTGATGCATCCATGGTTAAAATTTAGAGAAGTAGCTTTTGTGCCCACTTTTCAATACGTATAATACTCGGGTCAGAACAATTTTTTGCATTGAAAGTGAATTGTGATCATTTTAAGCTAGACATATTGGTTTGCTTTGGTCATGTAATTGTTTTAGTGGGGCAAATCATTGTGTGGAGTATtaggttattaattaatatttatatatttttttattttcagggACCACCGGATGGGCCGCACCTCGACTTAGAGATATCGCATTGTCTCTTTATAAGTTACGGGAACGTTGTGTTGATGTACGTTGAGATTGTTTTACAAATATTTGATGTggcaattttgacccatttatttGTGATTAATCTGTTTGGTGATTATTAATTGATTAGTATTTCTTTTTTGCAGGGTCGGATGTACATCATTGATGTATCTCAATCAGCTGATCTTGATTATCCTCATGCACTTGATTTTTTCAAAGAGGATTGTATTCACGTATCTACAAgtttttttaaacctttttttaattagtagttCATAGAGGTGTCGAGGCTCGGTTAATTTGGGTTTTGTTTTGTGTCAAATAAAAATTAGGTAATAAAGAGGCCAGTTCTATCCCATGCACTTGATTTTTTTAGACAGCGTCCTACTCACGTATAAAGAAGTAAATGGAAATTTTGGTGTAAATCAAATTAGACATACCAATTCAACTGAAAATAAATGTTTATTGTGGCACTAGGGACCTTTGTCATTCTGCAAGGGCTTGATTTGTGATCATGTTTCTAACACTTGAACAGCATGCATCTTTTTATTGTACAAAACATGGAGTCAAATTAGCTTCACCTTTACACTTTTATCCATAAATAAATGATGGAGTGCCAATGCAGTATATATACGTGTGTATGTGGGAAGTGGACGTTGAAGTTGGCACGTAAAAAGATTCAATTCATGGGTTGTTAATATTTTATAACATAAATAACTAAGCTAATAAAACAATATGACGTTTGAAAACATGTCTTTTTATTTGATTCAAGGACACAATTAAAAGGTTATTAGCTTTACACGAAAACTATGAATACACATGGAGACAAAGTTAGGATATTGATGAAACGGAACAAATAAATTATTGTGGGGAGGGAAAGAAGATACTAATGactttgaaaatgttgtttatgtatttttttttattgaaaactaaattttcctaacccgggacgttcccgggtgatagcctagtgcatgttatataacaaatcacgcacgttgttgtacgtgaagtacgttaaacAGTAATGTAcaatatactttttctatatatatatatatatatatatatatatatatatataggacaaagatccgttaggaaccaccctttatcgcgagaaccaatgtgaacacaaccaaaaatgcctaaaaatagctaaaaacacacaaaaaaaatctttttttatatattttttatataaaaatcgctacttttagtagctaaaaaaaatttaatttttttttgctactaaaagtggcgattttaacataaaaaataataaaaaaattagattttttttaggttttttttggggtttagtttttagcattttagctttgggggggaggtgggggtttaggtttttgggggggttttagttttaagcatttagcttggggggggggtgggggtgggggttaggttttttttaaggtttttttagctattttaggttcggttctcgcaataaaggtggttctcgcatgaaccttaccctatatatatatatatatattaagtaagTAGGTAAAATTACAAAACTACCCTTAATCGATtagatttaactgaaaattttaacttggttagtaTTAAAGGACAAAAGATGTAAAgatgtaatgagttttccaaataaatgattgtgactataattattgaacttaaaggctatccattgcaatctgatacaaacataaaggacgaaaattgTAATTTACCCTTTATTTTGTGTTATCATTAAGGGTactttagtcattttacatgTACTTAACTGAGTAAACTAACGTCCATccactcaggggactatccgagtaacaaaagaTCAAATCACAGGGAGCATAtgtgtaattttaaaaagttagagactaaaggtgaaaaaatgagaaaccacatggaccatccgggtaattaactctaaataatATTACAACTTAATTAATAAACTCAGGCTATAAATCAAATTATTGCCAACAGTGTCGCAGATGGAAGGGCCCTTCAAAATCCCAGTTCTTTGGGTTCAACTTTATCCAGTATTCGTTTATCTATTTGGTTGATTTGTCACACAATTCATGTGTTTGACGAAATGTCTCAATGAAATTTCAAACAATTCGACATAAGGGGTGAGTGCAATAGCTTTGTTAAAAAGGATCTAATGCCATGACTAACCAAACATAATAAGAAACCAAGAATTTAGATGACACTAAAACTAATCACAAGTGAATAAATTATGCTGAAATTTTTTGGCTAATTGTTTCTTGTGCATTGCTTGTCAATTGCCTTTTCATAATAAATTCATCAAAAGTCCTAATGACTGAATCTTAGTGAGCTTTTATGAACCTATTCTGACTAAAAGCTTAAGTATTAAAACATTTACAGCTAAAAGAAGTTTTTTTATAGATGCTAAAATGACTGAGAATTATGTCATCAAGTCGTTTCAATTAAGAGCTTTGACTGTAATTGTGTCAAGTTAGAGATTTGGTGACTGTTTTTTCTTCAGCAGGAAAATTACTGGACGGCTTTACttactgttcttgaactttattATATATCTTGTCATATGAATAAAAAATATAGAACAACAACAAATTATGTAAGGTAATTTATAATGTGAAAATAAACATATTATATAACATTAAGTAGGTAGTAATAAAGATTTGAAGCAAAGATTCCTCTCCAAGGTTCAGGTAGAGATCTTGTTCCTTTTGGCTGCACGCGTCTCTACTGAGAGGTCCAGAGTAATATCCTTCATCGATGGCCTATACTGAGGGTTCTTCTGCACGCATGAGATTGCAACCTCAACAAGTTGTTCCacttgctgagcaacttgttgcaCAGGCGGAGGAAGGCGTTGGTCCAGAAGATCAGTATGAGATATGCCTTTTGTGTCTTGTAACATTGTGAGGAGATCTCCGGGATGCTGACCTATTATAACTTCTAGTGTTAGTACCCCAAAGCTGTAAACATCACACTTCTCATTCACTTCCATCGTGTATGCAAGTTCTGCAAAACAAAAACTCAAGTCAACATCATCTGCATACAATTAGTTGAAAGATTGATTTATATATACCTGGAGCAATGTAACCAAGCGTCCCGGCAAAAGAAGTCCAGTTTGACGAGTCTGGTTTTAATAGCCTGGCAGTGCCGAAATCAGACACATGAGCAACCCAATCGGAATCGAATAAAATATTGTTGCTTGATAAGTCCCTATGGATGATTGGTTGTGAACAATCATGGTGCATATATGATAAGGCCTTTGCAATACTTTTAACAGTATTCACCCTTTTCTTCCAGTCAAATTCAACAGCTTGTTCCATGTGATTCAGTACGTCCCTTAAGCTCCCTCCGGACAAGAACTCATACACCAAAAATGAGTGACGTGAATGTGAACAGAATCCGTAGAGTTTGACTATGTTCTGGTGACGTATTTCCGTCAAAGCTCGGATTTCATTTTCAAAACTCTTGAGATTTTGCACCTCACCATCTTCTGGTGCGTGAATTTTTTTCACCGCAAAAACTTCAGATGACAATTCTGCTTTGTAAACAGTTCCGTATCCACCAATTCCAACAACATGCTTCGAGTCAAAGTCCTCCAAGGCTTCAATCATTTTCTCATACACCATTTTCCCATCATAGCTCCAAATGGTAAAAGGTCTTGCTTTAGTTTCCTGTGGCCTAATGGTTGCATTTAGGTTTCGTTTATGGAGGTAGCAATATGTGAAAACAATAAAAACCACAAGCAACATAAATCCCAATGTAGGAAGTATGATCAGAATCACAACCAGAATCACAACCGAAGCCTTCTTTTGATCACTTTGGTTTCCACGCTGGATGGGACAGGCTAATCCTGTGTTATTTCCACACAACCCTTTGTTATGTCCAAGTGCCTCCATTGGAGCATCATCAAATGCTCGCATCTTTGGAAGTGGGCCCTCTAACTgattgaaagatacatcgactGTGGTTAAACCTAACATTGCAGTGAAACTTAAAGGAATAGAGCCTGTGAGGTTATTGTGAGAGAGGTTCAACAATTGTACAACTGTCAAACCCCCAAGCTGTGGTGGTATACCTCCAGTCAAATTATTGTGAGAGAGGTCAAGAGATTCTAACTTTTCCAACTTGGAAATACCAATAGGAATAATTCCTTCAAATATATTATTGCTTAAGTTCAAGCTCCTTAACTTTAAGCAGTCTCCTAAATTTTCATTGATTGGGCCGGTGAGAGAATTTTGTGCTAAGTTAAGTTCTTCCAAGTTGTGCAGATCTCCCAAATTTGAAGGAATTGTACCTGACAGCTTATTGTCGTCTAAGTTCAACTTCATCAGTGAGCTTAAGTTTTTAAAGGTTGTTGGAATTTCACCAACTATGTGATTTGATGAGAGACTAAGCACCACTAATTTTGTTGCGTCTCCTACCTCTGAAGATATTATTCCAGACAAATTGTTGTTGGATATCTTTAAGCTAGTTAAATTAGTACAGGACCCCCAGTTGCTAGACACCTCGCCATAGAACTTATTGGAACTCAAGTCCATATAAACCAACTCCGGGTATATCCCAAAATCTTCAGAGATGTTTCCGGTCAATTGGTTATTTTCAAGCCGGACTCTGACTAAGCTACTACAGTTTTTTAAGCTCTTTGGTACATGGCCGGAGAAGAGATTGTTGCTCACAGTGAAATGATTAAGAAAGCCTGAGACACATATATTGTCTGGTAAAGGACCAGAGAGCTTGTTGTTAGACACGGAGAATTTTATCATGTTTGTTAGATTCATATCTTGAGGAATGGAACCTACAAGATTATTCATGAACAAGTTCATTGCAACAAGAGCTGTTCTCTTTCCTAACTCAGGTGGTATGAAGCCACTGAATTTGTTATCATCTAAGAGCAACTCTGCAAGCTGAGTGTAATTGGCAAAATAATTTGGAATCGACCCAGATATGTTGTTATGACTAAGGTACATCCTTCCTAGCCTACTGAAGTTTTGGAGGGTAACTGGAATGGTACCTGTGATATGGTTCTTGTCAATTTCAAGATCTATGAGATCCCGAGCAGCAGCAAGTTCAGATGGAATGGACCCAGAAAGTTCATTACTATACAGATAAAGGTATAAGAGAGAGGTTAAATTTCCTATTGAAGAAGGAATGACTCCAGTAAGATGATTCTGAGAAACGTCAATGCTTTTTAGGAAACTCAGTGTCCCAATTTCTGGAGGGATTGGCCCCTCAAAGTCATTGTCATGTATGGCAATGAAAATTAGCTTCTTGAGGTTACCTATGCTATTTGGGATATGACCAATAAGACGGTTACTAAACAAATGAAGTCGAGTTAAATTCGTGAGGTTACCTATGCTATATGGGATATGACCGGTAAGACTGTTACTGGTCAAAGTAAGCTCTCTTAAAGATCCTAGATTTCCTATCTCCGATGGTATCAACCCTGAGAAGTTATTATTGTCCAGGTATAAATTTCTGAGATTAGACATGTTCCCAATACTGGAAGGAATGTGGCCATAGAGCGAGTTATATGAAAGATTAAAAGTTTCAATATTTCGTAGTGACCATGTATCAAGATCATCAAGTGTACCTGTTAAGTTTACATTTTGAATTATGATGCTTGTTACAACACTTTCTGCAGCTGTAGTAGCGTTACTGCAACCGATTCCGGTCCAGTTGTTATGGCATGGGTTGCTTCCAACCCATGATGAAAGAACTGATTGGCTTTGTTTATCAAGGCTGGCTTTCCATTTCAAAAGAGCAGATGCTGCTACACTTGTTGGTGTAGCAGTTGCAAGTGAAGGGGCATACAAAAGATTATAACAAGAAAAGAGTAAGACTGCTACAACGGAGCCGGACATGAAGGAACTAAGATAAAAGTTTACCAGAAAAAAGTAAGTAAAAATATATGAACGAAAGAAACAAAGAGCTGAGGAATAAGGTCTAGTATTGAAGTCTGTAAAACTCAAGACTTGCTTAAAGAGCTGAGGAATAAGGTCTAGTATTGAAGTCTGTAAAACTCAAGACTTGCTTAGCTACTAACCCAAAATAAATGTTACTTATAGAAAATTAAATTACACATTAACCTCTTAATGAGTATTTAATTACATATTTAACTTCTTCTACAGACGAAATTTCCATAGGATTTCTGATAAGTCAATAAGCATGTGAACGCTAGATGCAAGTTATTTTCCAATCCCTTTGTTAATAATATATGTCATTACAATATTAACATTTTAAAATGACTGGAGGCTT
This is a stretch of genomic DNA from Helianthus annuus cultivar XRQ/B chromosome 16, HanXRQr2.0-SUNRISE, whole genome shotgun sequence. It encodes these proteins:
- the LOC110915003 gene encoding probable leucine-rich repeat receptor-like protein kinase At1g35710; amino-acid sequence: MSGSVVAVLLFSCYNLLYAPSLATATPTSVAASALLKWKASLDKQSQSVLSSWVGSNPCHNNWTGIGCSNATTAAESVVTSIIIQNVNLTGTLDDLDTWSLRNIETFNLSYNSLYGHIPSSIGNMSNLRNLYLDNNNFSGLIPSEIGNLGSLRELTLTSNSLTGHIPYSIGNLTNLTRLHLFSNRLIGHIPNSIGNLKKLIFIAIHDNDFEGPIPPEIGTLSFLKSIDVSQNHLTGVIPSSIGNLTSLLYLYLYSNELSGSIPSELAAARDLIDLEIDKNHITGTIPVTLQNFSRLGRMYLSHNNISGSIPNYFANYTQLAELLLDDNKFSGFIPPELGKRTALVAMNLFMNNLVGSIPQDMNLTNMIKFSVSNNKLSGPLPDNICVSGFLNHFTVSNNLFSGHVPKSLKNCSSLVRVRLENNQLTGNISEDFGIYPELVYMDLSSNKFYGEVSSNWGSCTNLTSLKISNNNLSGIISSEVGDATKLVVLSLSSNHIVGEIPTTFKNLSSLMKLNLDDNKLSGTIPSNLGDLHNLEELNLAQNSLTGPINENLGDCLKLRSLNLSNNIFEGIIPIGISKLEKLESLDLSHNNLTGGIPPQLGGLTVVQLLNLSHNNLTGSIPLSFTAMLGLTTVDVSFNQLEGPLPKMRAFDDAPMEALGHNKGLCGNNTGLACPIQRGNQSDQKKASVVILVVILIILPTLGFMLLVVFIVFTYCYLHKRNLNATIRPQETKARPFTIWSYDGKMVYEKMIEALEDFDSKHVVGIGGYGTVYKAELSSEVFAVKKIHAPEDGEVQNLKSFENEIRALTEIRHQNIVKLYGFCSHSRHSFLVYEFLSGGSLRDVLNHMEQAVEFDWKKRVNTVKSIAKALSYMHHDCSQPIIHRDLSSNNILFDSDWVAHVSDFGTARLLKPDSSNWTSFAGTLGYIAPELAYTMEVNEKCDVYSFGVLTLEVIIGQHPGDLLTMLQDTKGISHTDLLDQRLPPPVQQVAQQVEQLVEVAISCVQKNPQYRPSMKDITLDLSVETRAAKRNKIST